Proteins co-encoded in one Deltaproteobacteria bacterium genomic window:
- a CDS encoding aminomethyl transferase family protein, whose protein sequence is MPIGTPFHSRTEPLCASHNWRTWSGYLVASSYDVMHDYEYHAIRNTAGLIDISPLYKYDVTGEDALRLVNRVITRDAAKCAVGQALYGCICDNEGKVIQDGTVFRLGENHCRFNLAEPSVRWLSLNAKGMDIDIKEVSEQFAALALQGPNAYKILQRVLNVDIGRLRFFRLTQGKIQDVDVIVSRTGYTGDLGYEIWLGAASAPQTWDILLDAGKQFGIKPTGLMALDVARLEAGFILLEVDYIGTDRAMSPGQQYSPYEIGLGWTVDLNKEHFVGRKALLEEKAQGSPRQIVGLEIDLPAYESLFQEVGLPPQFPAAAWRSVVPLYRNGLQVGHATTGAWSPALKKYIALATVRQDCTRPGSKLTMEVLIEYTRKTAPVTVVPLPFYDPPRKRALFGK, encoded by the coding sequence ATGCCCATCGGCACACCCTTTCACTCTCGCACCGAGCCGCTGTGCGCCAGCCACAACTGGCGCACCTGGTCCGGCTATTTAGTCGCCAGCTCCTACGATGTGATGCACGACTACGAGTATCATGCGATCCGCAACACCGCAGGGCTGATCGATATTTCGCCGTTGTACAAATACGACGTCACTGGCGAGGACGCATTGCGTTTGGTCAATCGCGTGATCACCCGCGACGCGGCCAAGTGCGCCGTCGGCCAGGCGCTCTACGGCTGCATCTGCGACAACGAAGGCAAAGTGATTCAAGACGGCACTGTGTTTCGCCTCGGGGAAAATCACTGCCGCTTTAATCTCGCCGAGCCAAGCGTGCGCTGGCTGTCGCTCAACGCTAAGGGCATGGATATCGACATCAAGGAGGTCTCAGAGCAGTTTGCCGCGCTGGCGCTCCAGGGGCCCAACGCTTACAAGATTCTTCAGCGTGTCCTTAACGTCGACATCGGCAGGCTCCGCTTCTTTCGCTTGACCCAAGGAAAAATCCAAGATGTCGACGTCATTGTCTCGCGCACGGGCTACACGGGCGATTTGGGTTATGAAATCTGGCTCGGCGCTGCATCGGCGCCGCAGACGTGGGACATTCTACTGGACGCCGGCAAACAGTTCGGCATCAAGCCAACTGGCTTGATGGCCCTCGATGTCGCGCGCTTGGAAGCGGGATTTATTCTCTTAGAGGTCGACTACATCGGCACCGATCGAGCGATGAGTCCTGGGCAGCAGTATTCCCCCTACGAGATCGGTCTTGGTTGGACGGTGGACTTGAACAAAGAACATTTCGTCGGCAGAAAGGCGCTGCTCGAAGAAAAGGCGCAGGGCTCGCCGCGGCAGATTGTTGGTTTGGAAATTGACCTGCCCGCTTATGAAAGCCTGTTTCAAGAAGTCGGCTTGCCGCCGCAGTTCCCCGCCGCGGCGTGGCGCAGCGTGGTGCCGCTCTATCGCAACGGCTTGCAGGTCGGCCATGCCACCACCGGCGCATGGTCGCCAGCGCTAAAAAAATACATCGCGCTCGCCACCGTGCGCCAAGACTGCACCCGGCCCGGTTCCAAGTTGACCATGGAAGTGCTGATCGAGTACACGCGCAAAACCGCGCCCGTCACCGTCGTGCCGCTGCCGTTCTACGACCCACCGCGCAAACGCGCGCTGTTTGGAAAGTAA
- a CDS encoding NAD(P)/FAD-dependent oxidoreductase, whose product MSTSQYDAIIIGGGHNGLTTAAYLAKAGKKVVVLERRHVLGGAAVTEEIYPGFKYSVCSYVVSLLRPEVIRELELPRYDLEIIPLDSTLTPMPNGDHLFRCGDHALTRRELARHSPTDAEAYEEYGPLMVQMAMAVKPLLGTIPPEPTTLKPQGLFGLANVGKHFKGLGDKLLFDLTKLMTMSSADFLDEWFETDVLKATMSASGIIGTFMGPRSPGTAYVLLHHYMGELDGAFRSWGFARGGTGAISNAIADAARHFGAEIRTQSPVANVLIKNGRACGVVLPNGDELQAKTVVSSVDPKRTFLKMIDSQHLDREFLRQVENYKIRGSSAKVNLSLDTLPDFTCWPGDGPHLDGAISISPSLDYIERAYDDAKYGDYSRHPYMDIILPSRLDPGMAPPGKHVMSIFVQYAPYDLKNGTWPEKREAFGDTVIDTLSEYAPNLKNIILHRQVVTPWDLENEFGLTEGNIFQGELTLDQLFFLRPVAGWAKYRTPIKNLYMCGSCTHPGGGVMAASGRLAALELLKDWKRL is encoded by the coding sequence ATGTCGACTTCCCAATACGATGCCATCATCATCGGCGGCGGCCATAACGGCCTCACCACCGCTGCCTACCTCGCCAAGGCCGGCAAAAAAGTCGTCGTGCTCGAACGGCGTCACGTGCTCGGCGGCGCCGCGGTGACCGAAGAAATCTACCCGGGCTTCAAATATTCCGTCTGCTCCTACGTAGTGAGCCTCTTGCGCCCGGAAGTTATTCGCGAGCTGGAGCTGCCGCGCTACGATCTGGAAATCATCCCCCTCGACAGCACGCTCACGCCGATGCCCAATGGCGACCATCTCTTTCGCTGCGGCGATCACGCGCTGACGCGGCGCGAGCTGGCGCGCCATTCGCCCACCGACGCTGAGGCGTATGAAGAATACGGCCCACTGATGGTGCAGATGGCGATGGCAGTGAAACCGCTACTCGGCACGATTCCGCCGGAGCCGACGACTCTCAAGCCGCAGGGTCTTTTTGGCCTGGCCAACGTCGGCAAACACTTCAAAGGCCTCGGCGACAAACTGCTTTTTGATTTGACCAAGCTCATGACCATGAGCTCCGCCGATTTTCTCGACGAGTGGTTCGAGACCGATGTTTTGAAAGCGACCATGTCGGCAAGCGGCATCATTGGCACGTTCATGGGGCCGCGCTCGCCGGGCACGGCCTACGTGCTCTTGCATCACTATATGGGTGAGCTGGACGGCGCCTTTCGGTCGTGGGGCTTTGCGCGCGGCGGCACCGGCGCGATCAGCAACGCAATTGCCGATGCGGCGCGCCACTTCGGCGCCGAGATTCGCACGCAAAGCCCGGTCGCCAACGTCCTGATCAAAAATGGCCGCGCCTGCGGCGTCGTGCTGCCGAATGGCGACGAGCTGCAAGCCAAAACAGTCGTCTCGAGCGTCGATCCCAAGCGGACTTTTCTCAAGATGATCGACTCGCAGCACCTCGACAGAGAGTTCCTGCGCCAAGTCGAGAACTATAAAATTCGCGGCTCGTCGGCCAAAGTGAATCTCTCGCTCGACACCCTGCCCGATTTCACCTGCTGGCCCGGCGATGGGCCGCATTTGGACGGCGCCATCTCCATCAGTCCGAGCTTGGATTACATCGAGCGCGCCTACGACGACGCTAAATATGGCGACTACTCGCGCCATCCTTATATGGACATCATTTTACCGTCGCGGCTCGACCCTGGCATGGCGCCGCCGGGGAAACACGTCATGTCGATCTTCGTGCAATACGCGCCCTATGACTTGAAGAATGGCACCTGGCCTGAAAAACGCGAAGCCTTCGGCGATACTGTGATCGATACTTTGAGTGAGTACGCGCCCAATTTGAAGAATATTATTTTGCATCGTCAAGTCGTCACGCCGTGGGATTTGGAAAATGAGTTTGGCCTTACCGAAGGCAATATTTTTCAGGGCGAACTTACACTGGATCAACTATTTTTTCTCCGTCCGGTCGCCGGCTGGGCGAAATACCGCACGCCAATCAAGAATCTCTACATGTGCGGCTCGTGTACCCATCCCGGCGGCGGTGTCATGGCGGCGTCGGGACGCTTGGCCGCGCTAGAACTCTTAAAGGATTGGAAGCGACTTTAG